In one window of Motacilla alba alba isolate MOTALB_02 unplaced genomic scaffold, Motacilla_alba_V1.0_pri HiC_scaffold_28, whole genome shotgun sequence DNA:
- the LOC119696347 gene encoding olfactory receptor 14J1-like, which yields MSNSSSISHFLLLALADTRQLQLLHFCLLLGISLAALLGNGLIISAVACGQHLHTPMFFFLLNLALSDLGSICTTVPKAMHNSLWDTSTISYTGCAAQVFLIIFFLGTQLSLLTIMCYDRYVSICKPLHYGTCLGSRACAHMAAAAWASAFLNALMQTANTFSLPLCHGNALGQFFCEIPQILKLSCSKSYLRELGLLAVCSCLVLGCFVFIVFSYVQIFQVVLRIPSEQGRHKAFSTCLPHLAVVSLFISTAVFTYLKPPSISSPSLDLVVSVLYSVVPPALNPLIYSLRNQELKAAVWTLMTGCFQEH from the coding sequence atgtccaacagcagctccatcagccacttcctcctgctggcattggcagacacgcggcagctgcagctgctgcacttctgcctcttgctgggcatctccctggctgccctcctgggcaacggcctcatcatcagcgccgtagcctgcggccagcacctgcacacgcccatgttcttcttcctgctcaacctggccctcagcgacctgggctccatctgcaccactgtccccaaagccatgcacaattctctctgggacaccagcaccATCTCCTACACTGGATGTGCTGCTCAGGTTTTTCTGATTATCTTTTTCCTTGGAACACAGCTTTCCCTCCTGACCAtcatgtgctacgaccgctacgtgtccatctgcaaacccctgcactacgggacctgcctgggcagcagagcttgtgcccacatggcagcagctgcctgggccagtgccttTCTCAATGCTCTCATGCAAAcggccaatacattttccctgcccctgtgccatggcaatgccctgggccagttcttctgtgaaatccctcagatcctcaagctctcctgctccaaatcctACCTCAGGGAACTGGGGCTTCTCGCTGTTTGTTCTTGTTTAGTTCTtggttgttttgtgttcattgttttctcctatgtgcagatcttccAGGTTGTGCTCAGGAttccctctgagcagggacggcacaaagccttttccacctgcctccctcacctggctgtggTCTCTCTGTTCATCAGCACTGCAGTGTTTACCTACCTGAAGCCCCCCTCCATCTCgtcaccatccctggatctggTGGTGTCAGTTTTGTACtcggtggtgcctccagccctgaaccccctcatctacagcctgaggaaccaggagctcaaggctgcagtgtggacactgatgactggatgctttcaggaACATTAA
- the LOC119696263 gene encoding olfactory receptor 14C36-like — translation MSNSSSISHFLLLALADTRQLQLLHFCLLLGISLAALLGNGLIISAVACGQHLHTPMFFFLLNLALTDLGSICTTVPKAMHNSLWDTRNISYTGCAAQLFFLLFFITAEFSLLTVMCYDRYVSICKPLHYRTLLGSRACAHMAAAAWATGFLYSLLHTANTFSLPLCHGNALGQFFCEIPQILKLSCSKSYLRELGLIACSACLVLGCFVFIVFSYVQIFRAVLRIPSEQGRHKAFSTCLPHLAVVSLFVSTGTSTYLKPPSMSSPSLDLALSVLYSVVPPALNPLIYSLRNQELKAAVCTLMTGWVQKQ, via the coding sequence atgtccaacagcagctccatcagccacttcctcctgctggcgttggcagacacgcggcagctgcagctgctgcacttctgcctcttgctgggcatctccctggctgccctcctgggcaacggcctcatcatcagtgccgtagcctgcggccagcacctgcacacgcccatgttcttcttcctgctcaacctggccctcactgacctgggctccatctgcaccactgtccccaaagccatgcacaattccctctgggacaccaggaacatctcctacacaggatgtgctgctcagctcttcttccttctcttctttatCACAGCAGAGTTTTCCCTCCTGACTGTCATGTGCTATgaccgctacgtgtccatctgcaaacccctgcactacaggaccctcctgggcagcagagcttgtgcccacatggcagcagctgcctgggccactGGCTTTCTCTATTCACTGCTGCACAcggccaatacattttccctgcccctgtgccatggcaatgccctgggccagttcttctgtgaaatcccacagatcctcaagctctcctgctccaaatcctACCTCAGGGAACTGGGGCTCATTGCCTGCAGTGCCTGTTTGGTACTTGGCTGTTTTGTGTTCAtagttttctcctatgtgcagatcttcagggctgtgctgaggatcccctctgagcagggacggcacaaagccttttccacctgcctccctcacctggctgtcGTCTCCCTGTTTGTCAGCACTGGAACATCTACGTACCTGAAGCCcccctccatgtcctccccatctctggatctggccctgtcagttctgtactcggtggtgcctccagccctgaaccccctcatctacagcctgaggaaccaggagctcaaggctgcagtgtgcaCACTGATGACTGGATGGGTTCAGAAACAATAA